The genomic stretch TATCTTCTCCGAGCTGTTCATTGGCGTGATTCTTAATAACTTCAAGTTCTTCCTTAGCGCGATGAACTGCTGCTTCAAAACGTTCGATTTCAGCTCCAGCATCAGTAATTGAAGTTTTTTCAATTTCTAGTGCAGGGTTTTCAAGTACGAATGCTTTCGCAATAGCTATTCCCGCAGAAGCGCCAATTCCAGTCAACTGATTTGACATTACTTGCCTAGACCTTCGTTTTCCATAACTTCTGTAAGTCCTGCAATCGCCTCGTCAGCATCTGATCCTTCTGCTTTGATAGTGATTTCAGAGTTTTGTTGAATGCCAAGGCTCATTACGCCCATAATTGATTTAAGGTTTACAGACTTTCCGTTATAATCAAGCGTTACGTCAGAGCTATATTGACCTGCTTTGTTTACTAGTGCTGTTGCTGGACGTGCATGAATTCCTGATTCGCTTGTTACTGTGAAATTTTTCTCTGCCATTTTAAATTCCCTCTTTCAATTGTTATATTTTTTATTTTGATATTGTGATAATATCTTTGTCTTCCCGAGAAACAGTACCTTCTTTTGAAAGGTCAATCGTTTCTCCCTCTTCAAGGTTTGTGAACACAATAGGCGTGATTGTTGAGGTTGCATTTTCTTTAATATAAGCGAGATCGACTTTCATTAGCTTTTGGCCCTGTTTAATTTCATCACCTTCGCTAATAAATACTTCGAAACCTTCACCTTTGAGATTAACCGTATCAATTCCAACGTGAATTAGAATTTCACGACCATTAACAGACTCAATACCAATTGCATGCTTCGTTGGGAACACATTCATTATTTTGCCATCAACCGGTGCAACAATCAAGCCATCAGTTGGTTCAATCGCAAAACCGTCACCCATCATCTTACCAGAGAAGACCTGATCAGGCACTTCCGTAATTGGCATGATTTTTCCTTCTAAAGGAGAGATGAGATGATCTTTCCCTTTATCACCAGAAGGTTTTTCAGACTTTTCTTCTTTCTTCTGATCCTGAAGTGGTTTTGGTGTTTTCCCACTAATGATGTCTCTAATCTGGCCTTTCAGCCCATCAGATTGTGTTCCAAAGATTGCCTGAATGTTATTTCCTACTTCCATAACACCTGAAGCACCAAGGCGTTTTAGACGTTTTTTGTCAACTTCACCTTTATCTGCAACAGAAACACGTAGTCGCGTAATACAAGCATCCAAGTTCGTGATATTGCTTTCGCCACCAAGAGCTTGAAGCACATTGTAGGCTAGGGCAGTATTTTCTTGGCCGTCGTCTGCAATTTCATCTTCTTCATCTTCTTCACGTCCTGGCGTCATTAAGTTAAACTTACGAATCGCAAAACGGAAGCCGAAGTAGTAGATTAAAGCAAACACTAATCCTACTGGAATAACTAACCACCACGCTGTTCTACCTTGTAGAACTCCGAATAGAAGGAAGTCAATTACACCACCAGAGAAAGTCATACCAATTTTAACATCAAGTAATGCCATAGTCATAAAGGAAAGTCCTGCAAAAATAGCATGAATACCGAAAAGGACTGGTGCAACGAATAAGAATGAGAACTCAAGTGGCTCAGTAATTCCTGTTAAGAAAGATGTCAGCGCAGCTGACCCCATAATACCCGCTACAACCGCTTTCTTTTCAGGTCTAGCTTCATGGTACATTGCAAGAGCTGCTGCAGGAAGTCCAAACATCATAAACGGGAATTTACCGGTCATGAACGTTCCAGCTGTAAGCTCAGCACCATCTTTTAATTGTTCAAAGAAAATCTTTTGATCTCCACGGATTATCTCACCAGCAGCATTTGTGTACTGTCCAAACTCAAACCAGAAAGGAGAGTAGAAAATGTGGTGAAGACCGAATGGAATCAATGAACGTTCAATGACACCGAAAACAAATGCTGCAAGAGCAGGGTTCGCATCAAGCATGTTATGAGAAAATGCATTTAGGCCTGATTGAATTGGCGGCCAAACAAAAATCATGATGACGCCAAGTATCAAAGCTGAAACCGCCGTAGCGATTGGAACAAAACGTTTCCCAGCGAAGAAGCCAAGATATTGAGGAAGTTGAATATTATAATACCGTTTATACATATAGGAGGCAAGAATACCGACAATTATTCCTCCAAATACCCCCGTTTGAAGAGTAGGTATTCCTAATACATTGGCATATGATGCGCTTTCAGCTACTTGATCAGCCGAAACGCCTTCAAGGACGCCCATCGTAATATTCATAACAAGGAAACCAACAATTGCGGCAATACCAGCAACTCCGTCTCCATCTGATAACCCAATCGCTACACCAACCGCAAATAGTAGAGCAAGGTTAGCGAATACAATCCCACCAGACTCTTCCATTACCGTAGCGAGAAGTTGAAACCATTCTGCGGACATGAATGGTAATTTTTCAAGCAATGTTGGATTTTGAAAAGCATTACCAAATCCAAGTAGAAGACCAGCAGCAGGTAATATCGCCACTGGAAGCATTAGTGCTTTACCAACGCGTTGTAAAACCCCGAAAGCTTGTTTAAACATTTGTTTTCCTCCTTTTATTTTTCCCCCAAAGAATTTAAATATAAAAAAGGCATGAGTGACGGTACGACAATTCAATCAGGATATACTATACCCCAATCAATTTTTGTCATTCCGGTTTCACTCATGCCTGATCGTATCAGTAACACGTTACCGTTAAGTATTTAGTTATTTAGGAGAAAGCCTTTGCAAGTGCATTGTTAAGTAAACTGCTTCTGCATCAGGAAAATTCGTACGAAGTTCCTTTTGCATTATCTTAATCAACTTCCAAGACAGATTATAACACACAGGATATTCTTCTTTCAACACTTTTTCTAAACGTTCGTGAGCTTCAACTGTCTGATTCAATTCACTTCGTTCAATCGCATGTCTCAGATGACGAACAAGTCGTAAATAATCAATTCCAGTTCGATCAATGACAAGATGTAGTGAGTCTTCAATCACATGTACCAATTGATTGATTAAAGCTGAATATTTATTAAGCTTTCCAACACTACGATTTGTAATGGCGCTATGGATATGCAGTGCAACAAAGCCGATTTCTCCATCTGGAAGAGCGACATCTAGCTTATGGTTAATGTGCTGAATCACTTCTTCAGCAACTGTATATTCTTTTGGATACATCGTTTGCGTTTCTACCAAAAAAGGATATTTTACATCTAGGCCTTGACGAAGACGTTTAATTGCAAAGGAAAGGTGATCTGTTAATGACACATGAATATGTTCATCAAGTTGAGAATCTAATTTATCTTCAATCAAAGATATCGAATCATTCATAATGGCAATAAAAGATTCCGAAACATTCGGTACCAATAATTTGTATTGTTCTTGCTCATGCTTATCGATAAGAACAAAATACTTGTCTACTTTTGATTCATCGAGCCTTTCGCCCTGTTTTTGATTAAATCCGATACCTTTCCCGGTTAATACTACCTCAGTATTTTGGTCAGAAATAGCAATAACGACGTTATTATTCAGAATTTTTTTAATTTCAAATCCACCATTCATGTTCAAGTTCCCCTCATTAAACCGGTTTCATTTGTGATTATGAACGTCCTAATGATAGTAAATTACAGGTGTTACGTCAATGAGAAAACGTTCCAATCGATCGTCTTCCCTCCATCATAAACGTTTTGGGAATATTTTTCACCTTTACGGATTATATTTCTTTTCTGTCGTTATTATTTGAGTCTCTATATTTACAAGCGCCTCTAAATCGATAAGCCACCTTTAGTTATTGAAAACGACCCACATCAATTTATCTTTACCGTTATCTTAGAATAGTTTAATAACAATCTAACAAACCTCTAAACTTAATAGGAAAAACCGGCTTTATTAAGCCGGTTCAACTAAATTTCTAACTCTCCCAGTCGAAGCAATTCAACAACAGCCTGAGAACGCCCCTTTACTCCAAGCTTTTGCATCGTGTTCGAAATGTGGTTTCGAACTGTTTTTTCGCTAATAAACAGTTCTTCTGCAATTTCTCTTGTTGTTTTGTCTTGAACAAGTAGTTCGAAAACTTCTCTTTCTCTTTTGGTTAATAGTGGCTTTGGTCGGTAGTGGTTCCCTTTCAACATTCCACCCTCCTCGATAGGGCAACAAAGCTACTTCAACTGAAATCATATAGTCCATACAATATATGAATTTCTATCATACGTGTTACATTTATTCACATTTTCTACCTGATATCTTTAATAAAACCAATATGACAACCTTCGCTCTTGTTCATCATTTCCTGAGAAATATCGTAAGTAAAAGGAAATGCATACATCCACAACTATCTTCATCAAAAAAAGATCCCCAAAAGGGGATCTTTTTTAGTGATCACTTCCAAAGAAGTTTTTAAATGTTTGGAGTGAAGTCGCTCGATTCATTGCAGCAATAGAAGTTGTTAATGGAATTCCCTTCGGACAGGACTGCACACAGTTTTGCGAGTTACCGCAGTTGGCGAGTCCCCCATCTCCCATTAAACCTTCAAGACGTTCCTCTTTGTTCATCGCACCTGTTGGGTGGGCGTTAAATAAGCGTACTTGAGATACAGCCGCCGGGCCAATAAATTCAGAACGGCTGTTTACGTTCGGACATGCTTCAAGGCATACACCGCAAGTCATACATTTTGATAGCTCATAAGCCCACTGACGTTTGTTCTCTGGCATTCTTGGTCCTGGACCAAGATCATAAGTTCCATCAATCGGAATCCAGGCTTTTACTTTCTTAAGCGCATCGAACATTCTACTTCGATCGACTGCCAAATCACGCACGACAGGGAATGTTGTCATTGGAGCCAAACGAATTGGCTGTTCAAGCTGATCTAAAAGAGCTGTACAAGATTGGCGTGGTTTACCATTAATCACCATTGAACAAGCTCCACAAACTTCTTCAAGACAACCCATTTCCCAAATAACTGGCGTTGTTTTCTCACCATTCGCATTAACAGGATTACGACGTATTTCCATTAAAGCAGAAATCACGTTCATGTTTTGACGATATGGAATTGTAAACGTTTCTTCATACGACGCAGAATCAGGGCCATCCTGCCTTTTTATTTTAAGAGTAACGGTTTTCTTTTCACTCATCATTTATTCCCCGCTTTCTTCTTAGAATAATCACGTTTACGAGGTGTAATTAATGATGTATCTACTTCTTCGTAGTAGAACTCTGGTTTGTTGTTAACTGCATCGTATTTCGCCATGGTTGTTTTCAACCACTCTTCATCATTACGTTCAGGGAAATCAGGCTTGTAATGTGCTCCACGACTTTCATTACGATTTAAAGCACCGATTGTAATCACTCGTGCTAACTGCAGCATGTTTGAAAGCTGTCGAGTGAACGAAGCCCCTTGATTACTCCATTTGGACGTATCATTAATATTGATATTCTCGTAACGCTCCATCAATTCTTGGATCTTTTCATCAGTTTCTTTCAACTTATCATTATTACGCACTACTGTAACGTTGGCAGTCATCCATTCGCCAAGCTCTTTATGAATTTGATAAGCATTTTCTGTTCCATCCATCTTCATAATCGCATCTTGTTTCGCTTGCTCTTCTTGTTGGTGTTTCTCAAATAGAGAAGAAGAAAGATCTTCCACCGTTGATTCTAGTCCATTAATGTAGTCAACTGCATTCGGACCTGCAACCATTCCACCATAAATAGATGATAGAAGAGAATTTGCTCCAAGACGATTACCACCATGTTGAGAATAGTCACATTCCCCAGCTGCAAACAATCCTGGAATATTTGTCTGCTGATTAAAATCAACCCATAGTCCACCCATTGAATAGTGAACAGCTGGGAATATTTTCATAGGTACTTTGCGTGGATCATCTCCCATGAATTTTTCATAGATTTCAATAATACCGCCAAGTTTAACATCTAGCTCTTTCGAATCTTTGTGAGAAAGATCAAGGTAAACCATGTTTTCCCCATTAATTCCAAGCTTTTGACTAACACAAACATCAAAGATTTCTCTTGTCGCAATATCTCGTGGAACAAGGTTACCATAAGCCGGGTACTTTTCTTCAAGGAAATACCATGGCTTTCCATCTTTATAAGTCCATACACGGCCACCTTCACCACGTGCAGACTCACTCATGAGGCGAAGTTTATCATCACCTGGGATTGCAGTTGGATGAATTTGAATAAATTCACCATTTGAATAAATCGCTCCTTGCTGATAGAGCGCTCCAGCTGCAGATCCAGTATTAATTACTGAGTTTGTACTCTTACCGAAAATAATACCAGGGCCACCTGTCGCCATAATAACCGCATCAGCTTCAAAGCTTCGGATTTCAGAGGTCGTTAAATTTTCACCAACCACACCGCGACAAACACCTTCATCGTCTAGTATAGCTGATAAGAACTCCCATCCTTCATACTTCGTAACTAGTCCTGCTACTTCATGACGACGCACTTGTTCATCTAGCGCATAAAGAAGCTGTTGACCAGTCGTAGCACCAGCAAACGCAGTACGGTGATGCTGTGTACCACCAAAGCGGCGGAAATCAAGAAGACCTTCAGGTGTACGGTTGAACATAACACCCATA from Bacillus sp. Cs-700 encodes the following:
- a CDS encoding phosphocarrier protein HPr, encoding MAEKNFTVTSESGIHARPATALVNKAGQYSSDVTLDYNGKSVNLKSIMGVMSLGIQQNSEITIKAEGSDADEAIAGLTEVMENEGLGK
- the ptsG gene encoding glucose-specific PTS transporter subunit IIBC, producing MFKQAFGVLQRVGKALMLPVAILPAAGLLLGFGNAFQNPTLLEKLPFMSAEWFQLLATVMEESGGIVFANLALLFAVGVAIGLSDGDGVAGIAAIVGFLVMNITMGVLEGVSADQVAESASYANVLGIPTLQTGVFGGIIVGILASYMYKRYYNIQLPQYLGFFAGKRFVPIATAVSALILGVIMIFVWPPIQSGLNAFSHNMLDANPALAAFVFGVIERSLIPFGLHHIFYSPFWFEFGQYTNAAGEIIRGDQKIFFEQLKDGAELTAGTFMTGKFPFMMFGLPAAALAMYHEARPEKKAVVAGIMGSAALTSFLTGITEPLEFSFLFVAPVLFGIHAIFAGLSFMTMALLDVKIGMTFSGGVIDFLLFGVLQGRTAWWLVIPVGLVFALIYYFGFRFAIRKFNLMTPGREEDEEDEIADDGQENTALAYNVLQALGGESNITNLDACITRLRVSVADKGEVDKKRLKRLGASGVMEVGNNIQAIFGTQSDGLKGQIRDIISGKTPKPLQDQKKEEKSEKPSGDKGKDHLISPLEGKIMPITEVPDQVFSGKMMGDGFAIEPTDGLIVAPVDGKIMNVFPTKHAIGIESVNGREILIHVGIDTVNLKGEGFEVFISEGDEIKQGQKLMKVDLAYIKENATSTITPIVFTNLEEGETIDLSKEGTVSREDKDIITISK
- a CDS encoding PRD domain-containing protein, with the protein product MNGGFEIKKILNNNVVIAISDQNTEVVLTGKGIGFNQKQGERLDESKVDKYFVLIDKHEQEQYKLLVPNVSESFIAIMNDSISLIEDKLDSQLDEHIHVSLTDHLSFAIKRLRQGLDVKYPFLVETQTMYPKEYTVAEEVIQHINHKLDVALPDGEIGFVALHIHSAITNRSVGKLNKYSALINQLVHVIEDSLHLVIDRTGIDYLRLVRHLRHAIERSELNQTVEAHERLEKVLKEEYPVCYNLSWKLIKIMQKELRTNFPDAEAVYLTMHLQRLSPK
- a CDS encoding response regulator transcription factor → MKGNHYRPKPLLTKREREVFELLVQDKTTREIAEELFISEKTVRNHISNTMQKLGVKGRSQAVVELLRLGELEI
- the sdhB gene encoding succinate dehydrogenase iron-sulfur subunit; the protein is MSEKKTVTLKIKRQDGPDSASYEETFTIPYRQNMNVISALMEIRRNPVNANGEKTTPVIWEMGCLEEVCGACSMVINGKPRQSCTALLDQLEQPIRLAPMTTFPVVRDLAVDRSRMFDALKKVKAWIPIDGTYDLGPGPRMPENKRQWAYELSKCMTCGVCLEACPNVNSRSEFIGPAAVSQVRLFNAHPTGAMNKEERLEGLMGDGGLANCGNSQNCVQSCPKGIPLTTSIAAMNRATSLQTFKNFFGSDH
- the sdhA gene encoding succinate dehydrogenase flavoprotein subunit → MSKGKLVIVGGGLAGLMATIKAAEAGMNVDLLSIVPVKRSHSVCAQGGINGAVNTKGEGDSPWEHFDDTVYGGDFLANQPPVKAMCDAAPGIIHLMDRMGVMFNRTPEGLLDFRRFGGTQHHRTAFAGATTGQQLLYALDEQVRRHEVAGLVTKYEGWEFLSAILDDEGVCRGVVGENLTTSEIRSFEADAVIMATGGPGIIFGKSTNSVINTGSAAGALYQQGAIYSNGEFIQIHPTAIPGDDKLRLMSESARGEGGRVWTYKDGKPWYFLEEKYPAYGNLVPRDIATREIFDVCVSQKLGINGENMVYLDLSHKDSKELDVKLGGIIEIYEKFMGDDPRKVPMKIFPAVHYSMGGLWVDFNQQTNIPGLFAAGECDYSQHGGNRLGANSLLSSIYGGMVAGPNAVDYINGLESTVEDLSSSLFEKHQQEEQAKQDAIMKMDGTENAYQIHKELGEWMTANVTVVRNNDKLKETDEKIQELMERYENININDTSKWSNQGASFTRQLSNMLQLARVITIGALNRNESRGAHYKPDFPERNDEEWLKTTMAKYDAVNNKPEFYYEEVDTSLITPRKRDYSKKKAGNK